One window of the Sphingomonas crocodyli genome contains the following:
- the pspA gene encoding phage shock protein PspA — protein MGIFSRTRDIIAANVTDLLDRAEDPSKMIRMIILEMEETLVEVRASAARTIADQKEMRRQISKLETVQANWIEKAELALSKGREDLAKAALVEKQKAADLAEQLNDEIGLLDDALKASEADIAKLQGKLREARARQNSIVTRLESAHNRAKMREMYAGPKIDDAFSRFELLERRVDYAEGRADAAGMGAAPKTLEEEIAELRSSDKVEAELAALKAKQAGKEG, from the coding sequence ATGGGTATCTTTTCCCGAACCCGCGACATCATCGCCGCCAACGTGACCGACCTGCTCGATCGCGCCGAGGATCCTTCGAAGATGATCCGCATGATCATCCTCGAAATGGAAGAAACCCTCGTCGAGGTTCGCGCGTCGGCCGCCCGCACGATCGCCGACCAGAAGGAAATGCGCCGCCAGATCAGCAAGCTGGAAACGGTGCAGGCCAACTGGATCGAGAAGGCCGAGCTGGCGCTGTCGAAGGGCCGCGAGGATCTCGCCAAGGCCGCTCTGGTCGAAAAGCAGAAGGCGGCGGACCTTGCCGAACAGCTGAACGACGAGATCGGCCTGCTCGATGACGCGCTCAAGGCGTCGGAAGCCGATATCGCCAAGCTGCAGGGCAAGCTGCGCGAGGCGCGCGCCCGCCAGAACTCGATCGTCACCCGCCTCGAATCGGCGCACAACCGCGCGAAGATGCGTGAGATGTATGCGGGTCCGAAGATCGACGACGCCTTCTCGCGCTTCGAGCTGCTCGAACGCCGGGTCGACTATGCCGAAGGTCGCGCCGATGCGGCCGGCATGGGCGCCGCGCCCAAGACGCTCGAGGAAGAGATCGCCGAGCTGCGCTCGTCCGACAAGGTCGAGGCCGAGCTCGCCGCCCTGAAGGCCAAGCAGGCCGGTAAGGAGGGCTGA
- the pspF gene encoding phage shock protein operon transcriptional activator, with product MERDNAFIGQSLAFLDSVERASRAAALNRPVLVIGERGTGKELVAERLHRLSGRWDGPLVTMNCAALPETLIEAELFGHEAGAFTGATKARQGRFEEADGGTLFLDELATLSMGAQERLLRATEYGEVTRIGSSRPIRVDVRIVAATNEHLPGLVEKGRFRADLLDRLSFEVVTLPPLRAREGDVPVLADHFGRRMAAELGWPYWPGFGPDAAKLLADYDWPGNVRELRNVVERAVYRWDDPESAVGAIHFDPFESPWRPKSSPVAASAPAATPIAAGPMSNDPEPAPVAAPTVEIDCDDFRAACLSHEKLLLEAALRRCRFNQRATATALKLTYDQLRHALRRHDLLDRAG from the coding sequence GTGGAGCGGGATAATGCCTTTATCGGCCAGTCGCTGGCCTTTCTGGACTCGGTCGAACGCGCGAGCCGCGCGGCCGCGTTGAACCGCCCTGTGCTGGTGATCGGCGAGCGCGGGACCGGCAAGGAACTGGTCGCCGAGCGCCTCCACCGCCTGTCGGGGCGCTGGGACGGGCCGCTCGTCACGATGAACTGCGCGGCGCTGCCCGAAACGCTGATCGAAGCCGAACTGTTCGGGCATGAGGCAGGCGCCTTCACCGGCGCCACCAAAGCGCGCCAGGGCCGGTTCGAGGAAGCCGATGGCGGCACATTGTTCCTCGACGAACTCGCGACCCTGTCGATGGGCGCGCAGGAACGGCTGCTGCGCGCGACCGAATATGGTGAGGTGACGCGGATCGGATCGTCACGGCCGATCCGGGTCGACGTCCGCATCGTGGCGGCGACCAACGAACATCTGCCGGGGCTGGTGGAAAAGGGGCGGTTCCGCGCCGACTTGCTCGATCGCTTGTCGTTCGAGGTTGTGACGCTGCCGCCGTTGCGCGCGCGCGAGGGCGACGTGCCGGTGCTGGCCGATCATTTCGGGCGGCGCATGGCGGCCGAACTGGGCTGGCCCTATTGGCCGGGCTTCGGCCCCGATGCGGCGAAGCTGCTCGCTGACTATGACTGGCCGGGCAATGTCCGCGAATTGCGCAACGTGGTCGAGCGCGCGGTCTATCGCTGGGACGATCCCGAAAGCGCGGTGGGCGCGATCCATTTCGATCCGTTCGAAAGCCCGTGGCGGCCGAAAAGCTCGCCCGTCGCAGCATCCGCGCCTGCGGCGACGCCGATTGCGGCGGGGCCGATGAGCAATGATCCGGAGCCCGCGCCGGTTGCCGCACCCACGGTCGAGATCGACTGCGACGATTTCCGTGCGGCGTGCCTGAGCCATGAAAAGCTGCTGCTCGAAGCCGCTCTACGTCGCTGCCGCTTCAACCAGCGCGCGACCGCGACCGCGCTCAAGCTGACCTACGACCAGTTGCGCCACGCGCTGCGCCGCCACGATTTGCTCGATCGGGCCGGCTGA
- the pspB gene encoding envelope stress response membrane protein PspB, translated as MEDVLVPIVVIPVIFLGLPWLIFHYITQWKKNGSLTVEDERALDDLHEMARRMDDRLATLERILNAEDPTWRPRQSPDRTHGDDWRRDN; from the coding sequence ATGGAAGACGTGCTCGTCCCCATCGTCGTCATCCCGGTCATCTTCCTGGGCCTGCCCTGGCTGATCTTCCACTACATCACCCAGTGGAAGAAGAATGGCAGCCTCACGGTCGAAGACGAACGGGCGCTCGACGACCTGCATGAGATGGCGCGTCGGATGGACGATCGGCTGGCCACGCTGGAACGGATCCTCAACGCCGAGGATCCGACCTGGCGGCCCCGCCAGAGCCCCGACCGCACCCACGGGGATGACTGGCGCCGCGACAACTGA